CAGGAAAGTATCAATATCATTTAGTTCTTGCTGATTGAGGCGAAAGTCTCCAGCACCAATGATTCCTTCCACCTGCTTAGGATTGCGTCCGCCAACGATCGCCGCAGTCACCGCCGGATTATTTAAAGTCCAAGCGATCGCAACTTCACCTGGGGAGCGATCGTGTTGTTTACCAATGTGTTGTAACACCTCAACTAACTTCAGGTTACGAGATAGACGTGGCTCCTGAAATTCACTACTATTTTTGCGCCAATCATCATCTGGGAAATTAGCAACCCGCTCAGGTGTCATCTTTCCTGTAAGCAAACCAGATTGCATAGGTGAATACACAATCACACCTATATTATTTTCCAAAGCAAAAGGCAGAATTTCCTTTTCGACATCACGCTTCACCAGTGAATAAGGCGGTTGCAATGACGTAACTGGTGCAATCTCCTGGATACGTTTCAACTGTTCGACATTGAAATTGGAAACTCCAATATAGCGAACCTTACCCTCATCTTTGAGCTTGGCCAAAGTTGTCCAGCCTTCTTCGATGTCTGAATCAGGGTTAGGCCAGTGGATTTGGTAGAGGTCGATGGTTTCAATGTTGAGTCGGCGCAGACTGGCTTCAACCTCCCGCCGCACAGAATCCGCTTTGAGACTGCGACTAATTTCGCCCTTTTCATCCCAGATCATTGAGCATTTAGTGAAAACATAGGGGCGACTAGATCGACCTTTGAGCGCTTTAGCAACAACCTCTTCAGAATGCCCTAAACCATAAATAGCTGCGGTGTCAATCCAATTAACGCCAAGATCAAGAGCGCGATTGATCGCAGCGATCGATTCCTGGTCATCTTGCTCTCCCCAACCAAAAGCCCATCCACCTCCACCAATTGCCCAAGCACCAAAGCCGATTGGGGTAATGTTAAGCTCCGAATTGCCAAGCTGTTTGGTTTGCATATCTACCTTCTTCAAGAATTTCTGAGTCAATTGTTACTTTACGCTGCAAAAATTATCTCAACAGCTATCTGAGGTGTGAATTACTACTGGTGCAAACACGACAGCCAACCACTCTTAAAATAATTCGTAATTCGTAATTCGTAATTACCGACTCTGCGGCTAAACAAATCGAGAGCGAATTCGGAAAACTTGATATCCTTCCTTGTGAACAATGCTGGAATAATAAGTGATGGCGATGCCTACGGCGGTAAACTACGCCTTTTGCCTAGTCAAGTTGATATTGAAACACTACGACATACTTATGAAACGAATGTATTTGGAGTGTTTGCAGTTACAAAAGCGTTGTTGCCACTTTTAAAGAAATCAAAAGCAGGGCGAATAGTGAATTTATCAAGTGGTTTAGGTTCTCTGACTCAGAACTCCGATCCAAATTATGAATTCGCTGACCTTAAGCTTCTTGCTTATAACTCATCTACGAAACCTACCGAATATTAACCTCTTGAAGGTAATTTACTCCTTGAAGATATTCAACCTTAGTAACTGAGCTTTTAGGGACGAATAAATTTGTTCTTTTTGCAGAAGCTATCCTTTGATAGTCAGCTACCACGCGTTGTTTTTGAGTATACTCATTCAATTTGACTTGAGCTTGAGCATAAACTAGAGTATCTTGGGGAATATTTCTAAGAAATTTGACGGCACGATCGAAATCACCAATAGATGCTTTTTTATAGGCTTTCTGTAAAAAGTAGGCGCTCTGATCTGCCGCTTGCGATTATATTCAGCTAACTTGTCTTGAACTAAAGCACCCGCACGACTTTCTTGAGGAATTTGACGCAGATATTGTAACGCAGCAGAAAAATCTTTTTCACCTGCTCTTTCGTAAGCTTTTGTTAATAAATCTTGCGTTTGTGCTTCAATGTTTACAGATGCTTTCTGAACTATTTTATCTGTTTTAGATTGCCAATATAAAATCTTGGGAACTTTCGCAGCAGCATGAAGAACATCTGACCATCTGCTCTCCTGAAAAGCTAGTTGTGCTATTTCGTATTGCTGTGCAGCTACTTGCCATTGCTCTTGCCACTCTTCGATTGTGGCTTGTGCTTCTGGATAAACATTGCTGTGGGAAGGAATTGATTTAGCAAGTGCGATCGCTTCTTCTAAATCTCCTGCTTGATATTCTTTTTTTGCTTTAAATAAAGTATCTGTTTCTGAATATGCAGGTGCAGTATTAACTAAAGAATATACACCAAATCCCATCAATAAAGAATTAGCTGCCAATCCTACTTTCATTCCTGTTAAGAATGGCGATGATTTTCCAGACGCAGGATTTTTTGCTACTTCTAGGGAAAATTGAGAATCTTCCTCTAATGTTTCTGATAGCAGAGGTTCCCAAATTATTTGTTTGAGTACCCGCAGTACTTCACCCGCAGACTGAAAGCGGTCTTGGTGATTATAACGGATCATTTGGCTGAGAACAGCAGCTAAATAATCGTTAACTGGCGTGTTTTGAGAACGCCAAAAAATTTCATTAGTAGAAGGATCGGTTTTTAATTGTAGTGGTTCTAGCCCTGTTAAAGCTTGGATAGCAATCATACCCAAAGCATAAATATCACTGTTGGGCTGTGTTTGACCAATAAATTGTTCTGGCGGTATGTATCCCAATGAAGTGACGGGAATTCTATAAATGGGCAATTCTGCACCTATGCCAAAATCGATCGACTGGATTGAGCCAAAGTCAATCAGAACTAACTTGTTATCAACAGTACGTCTGATCAAGTTTTCCGGTTTGATATCGCAATGGATCACACCTTGAGAGTGAACAAATTCTAGAATACCTAAGACATCTATCAAAAATTCTACAACTTCGCTTTCACTCCACAGACACCCGAAATGTTGCTCGATGGGCAATTCCGCAGTCAGCGCATGTCCTTCAATACACTCTTGCACTATATAAAATCGCTCGTTTTCTTCAAAACAGGCGATAAATTCAGGAATTTGGTTATGGCTTCCCAGAAGCTTGAGGGTTTCAGTTTCAGTCAGAAACAGTAACCTCAACATATCCAAGTAGCCGGATTCGGAGCTGCTAACTTTAATCTGCTTAATAACGCATTTAGGATTCTCTGGATAATCTACGTCTACAGCAATGTATGTTTGTCCAAACACCCCTGCACCGAGGCTTTGGACAACTTGGTAACGCCCTTGTAGTAATTTACCGATTATGTGGTGGGTCATGACCTGGTTACTCAGTAAGTCCTTTTATCTAGTTTTTCTGACATTCCCTCCTGTTTCCGGAATACTTTAGAAATAAATAACCAGAATTTTGATACTTTAAATACAAGCTAATTTTTTTAAGTATTTTTGCGTAGTAAAAAGCTGATGTGCAGCTAAATTGTATAACACAAAAACGTAAAATTATTGTAGTGCGGGCATCTTGCCCGCATCGCATATACAAATTAAATACGCAACAGCTTATATCAGTGTTACAAAAATAGAGTGGACAAGGTTTCAGTCTTGCTCACTCTACTCGGCTATCCTTGCTTCATCCTTAGTCTGATACTCGACTCCATGTGGGAGCGATTAACTGCCCAGCCAATCCTCCTTTTTGACCAATCGCAAAAACCTGGGTTGCCAGGAGTATTCTTCCTTTTTTCTGAGTTTCGGAGATTATAAAATTATATGTCACCGTGCCAGTAGAGAAAGGGATCGTAGCAACACCAGTACCATTTGTGGCCACCGAATAAGTTCCATTCGTCACCGGGGGAAGATCGTTAATGCTTCTGGAACAATTAGGAATCGGATTGGCACACGGTAAGTTCGCTATGAGGTCTACAGTTAGTCCACCTTTTCCATCGAAGGTTATCGGCCCTAAGCTGGCAACATTAGCACTGTTGTTGACATAGGCATAATTTCCCTCAAGACTGGCCTTTGTGAAAGTCTGAGCGCTATAGGCCATAGCAGACTGAGCAGTGTAGATACCAAATATGACCAGAATTACCGCCAGTACCTTGAAAATATTCTTCATTTGAGTAGATTTATTTTGCATTTTCCTTACCTCGCTCTAACAACTAAAAATTGAGATTCCCCCACTTGGGGCATGACACAAAAGCTTAAAGACAAGCTCAAGCAAGCACAACCGCTTCACATAGCGGTTAGCTCTCTTGGCTGCTGTCAGCTATCAGTTGCAACAAAGTGCTGCTCTGGCAGGGATAAATATAGGATTTCCCACCAGTCAGATTTTGTAGTAGGCAAACTATTTATGAGACTGTTTTTATCAGTCTAATACCGCTAATTCGGATGATTAGACAGAAAAAACATCTTCAAATAGGCAATTACACTGTGATTAGTGAAAATACTACCACTATTAGGGGAATTAGACTGCAAAATTCCGTATTTCTTCCAATTGGTATGACTGGATATTACACATCAAGTAATCAGGTGTATAGGTATGTTGAACTGTCCGCTGAAACAGTTAAGAAAACGTTCGTTTTTTTGACTTTTATAGTTGCAATTAATCTTGGTTATTGTCAGATTTTGGTGATGATGAAAGGTTACGTACTTTAAGGTAGAAAGTTTTAAAACGTTTTCTTATCCGGGCGTGGGATTTGTGACTTCAAGGGGCGGCCGCAGGCATGCTCACGGCTTTCTTGGGATGCAGATGTTCTATAATCCAAGCAAAGCTTCAATTGTGGGAATTTTTCTTTCCTCTGNCCTTCTGCCTTACCCCAACCAAGATCACCAAAAGTTGCCAAGAACCTTAATCTTGGCTCAAACCGATGATTGCAGGTCACTAGGAAAACGGGAGAGTAATACCTACAACGGGTACGCCACCGCATCCATTTATGAGAACGCTATTTGCCCTATGCTAAAGCGGAAAGTAAAAACAACAGTTATGAAATTTGCACAAAATCTTACCCACCGCAAAGGCTTACTAAAAGCCCTGACTCTAGCAATCCTTGTATTAGCATCCGTAATGCCCCCAACTGTTCTAGCCAACGAGAGTAAAAAAGCAACATTTAACAGCACAACCACGTTCCAAACCATACTCACCAGCAGTCATCGCTCCATTGCAAATCGTGACCGAGATAAGTACCGCCACCCAGCCCAGACCCTCGAATTCTTCGGTCTGCGCCCAAATATGACTGTAGTTGAATTGTAGCCAGGGAGCGGCTGGTATACTGAGATATTAGCCCCATTTCTAGCGTCTAAGGGACAACTCATAGTTACTAACTTGACTGCCAGCATGAGTAAACCCGCTTTGGCTTTCCAAGAGAAGCTGGCAGCTAATCGAGAGGTTTTTGGTAAGGTCAAAGTCGCCCAAATCAATCCCCCAAATGAACTTACCCTAGCCCCAGATAACTCTGTGGATATAGTTGTTACCTTCCGTAATATTCACAACTGGGTCAAAGCTGGCTATGACGAGCAGGTTTATGCGGCGGCTTATAAAGCACTCAAGCCAGGGGGCATCTTGGGAGTGGAAGAACACCGCGCCCTTGAGGGGACTTCTTTAGAAGAGAGTATTAAAACTGGCTATATGTCTGAAGATGGGGTAATTGCTGCTGTGGAGAAAGCTGGCTTTAAATTGGTAGGTAAATCAGAGATTAATGCCAACCCAAAAGATACCAAGGACTATCCGGGCGGAGTTTGGACACTACCTCCAACCTTGAGCCAAGGTCAAAAAGATCGGCAACGCTTTCTGATCATTGGAGAGAGCGATCGCATGACCCTCAAGTTCATCAAACCCAAAGCCTCCTAAGAGGGGAACAGGGAGACAACTGTCGCCTTATGATATCATGTCCGGCTAATTAGTTATAATTCCCAAATCTATGCAGAAAACCCAAAAATCCCTCCCCTCTGCGGTTTTAATGATAAGTCTTTAACCGGACATGATATGACATGAATAATTAGGGCTTGCTGAGGCGATCGCACAAATAGCAGCTTGACTCGCTGGAAAGCACAGGAGCATAATTTAACGTGAGTTCGACGGTTATAAAACGGCAAAAAGCTTGCTAGAGATGAAACAGAAGAAGTTGGGCAGGTGTTGCGTGCGATGGCTAAATGATTTGGGACTGCTTAACAGTAAGCACATTTATTTTTGAATTTTCAATTATTTAATTCTTCATCATGTTCAACCACCTCAGATTTATCTTGTAATGGCTTCACTACCCGTGCGATCGCTTCCTGAATAAAAGCTTTAATAAATTCATCTCTGCGATTAATTTGAAACTGTCGCTGTACAACTTCCGTCATTCCACCATCACCCCAATCTTGGTCATGACGAAAATATTCAATGAAACTTTTACCAGCTATTCGCGTTAAATAAGCTGCTGTCACACCTTGAATTGCTCTACCAATAATGAAGGTGGCAACATTGAGTTGCAAGGCTGTAGATAATAATTGAATTGCTCCTTTAACAATGCCCAAACTGGCGATGGTTTTCGCTAAAGAAAGAGCTAATTCTCGTCCCCGTTCCATATTCAATTCACAGCCATACACTCTGCCAATTTCCACAACCATTTGAGCGTTGACTGCGGCTGTCGCCAATAAATCTACAACTGGTATCGGCGTAACTGATACCACACCAGCACCAATCCATTGAAACCGTTCTACGATTTTGTCAGCTTGACGGCGACGCTGCCCATCAATGAGTTTTCGCGCTTCGTCTCCCAATCGCAGAGATTGCAAAAGAATATTATCCGCCACCAAATCTTCACCCTCGGCTCGTAAAACAGCAGCCGTGCGCCGCAGCAAAGGCACAATATCGGGTTCAGGTTGGAAGGTTTCGCCAGTTTCTAGTTGTGCAGATTGGGGATTAGCAGCGATCGCTACCACATCATTAGTAGCAATAAATCCCCGTACCCGTTGACGCAATCTCGCAAGGATGGATTCTTTATCTTCATCTGTATATAAATCAGTTTTGTTGAGAACTAGGAGCGATCGCTTCCCAATTTCTGCCAACCCCCGCAACGGCTCATATTCTGAGCGTCGTAAATCATTATCTACTACAAACAACAGTAAATCTGCTTCTGTCGCCAATTCTCGCGCCATTTGTTCCCGTTCCGTTCCCGCCACCCCTGCTTCTAAAATCCCCGGCGTATCCGTAATTAAAATCTTGCGTTCTAATCCCTTCAACCGCAGACAATAGGTTTCTCCAACCTGAGTTGTACCCATCGGTGCATCCACCTGACCGACCATGCGTCCCATAATCGCATTAACTAGGGAAGTTTTGCCAGCACTCCCCGTACCAAATACCACTACTTGAATTTCACCCCGTGCGAGGTTGGCTTCAATTTCTCGCGAGCGACTTAATAAAGCTTGGCGTGTGACTTCATCTTGAATTTGCGCTACCTGTTGCCGCACAGCCTGGAGAGTTGTAGAAGCAGCATCAGATTTAGCAGCCGGAATTTGTGCCGCAGTCGCTCGCTTCGGGTTACGGCGCGATCGCTTTTCCCCGGATCTAATCACCAATACATAATAAACAAAAGCGGCAACCAAGGCTCCAATCAGGATAATCAGCAGCAACAGCAGCAAATTGCCTAGCAACGGCGAATAGGATAATTGCCAATAGAGGCGTGATAGGGAATCAATTAGCCATAGGGCTAGCCCCAAAATGACGATCAGACCGACAATCAGCGTTACTATGCGTGACAGAGGCATGGCTGGGAAGGTTTAGTAAGTATTCAGTAGGCAGATGCTTCTAATCTTAATAGTTTCAGCATTTTTTACCAGAGTAGTGAGAAGGAGGCAGAGGAGCAGGGGGGCAGAGGGGCAAGGGTGGGAGAAAAGAGACTTTCCTGATAAATCAACAATGCTTACTCCATTTTTTGCATCTTTAAAAAATTGCAACAATGTAAAAATGCAATTGTCTACATTATCAATATTTCCAGAAGTTTTAGTATGCATACTATTACCAAAAAGTCAATAAATAATTCTTGGGCTGGTGCGATCGCAGAACCAAGCAAAAGAATTTCCCCTTACTCAACTGTCAATTATTTCTGGCAAAATTCCAGATGGCTTGCGTGGCACTCTTTACCGCAATGGTCCTGCACGCCTAGAACGCGGTGGCGCTCGTGTCGGACACTGGTTTGATGGAGACGGGGCAATTCTCGGCGTTCATTTCACAGATGCAGGAGCTACCGGAGTCTATCGCTATGTGCAAACAGCAGAATATCTAGCTGAAACTCAAGCGGATAGGTTTCTTTATGGTGTCTATGGGATGCATACGCCAGGCCCCATCTGGAAGCGCTGGGGCCAACAGATGAAGAATGCAGCGAATACCTCAGTGTTGGCATTACCTGATAAATTATTGGCTTTATGGGAACCAACCAATCCCTACGCCCTTGATTTGCAAACTTTAGAAACGAAGGGATTGGATGATTTAGGTGCTTTGGATAACGGATTACCTTATTCTGCTCATTACAAGCGTGATGCACAAACAGGCGAGATTTTTAACTTTGGAATCAGTATCGGAAGTTCTGTACAACTGAATCTCTACAAAAGTGATGCTACTGGCAAAATCATCCAAAAAACTGCTTTTAAGCTAGATCGCTGCTCTATAATACATGATTTTGTTTTAACTCAAAGGTATCTGGTGTTTTTCATGCCACCGATGCGGATGAAAACACTATCAGTCATTCTTGGTCTGACTACCTTTAGTGAATCTCTGTTATGGGAACCTAAATTAGGAACCCAGGTGTTAATCTTCGATCGCGAAAACTTATCTTTAGTGAGTCGTGGTGAAACCGATGCCTGGTTTAATTGGCATTTTGGCAATGGCTATGAAGATGAACACGGTTCCGTGATTCTGGATATGGTACGATATGCAGATTTTCACCAAACTAATGAGTATCTCAGAGAATTTGCAACTGGTGAGACGCACACAGTAAGTAAAGGAACATTGTGGCAAGTGCGCCTCAATCCTCAAACTGGTAAAGTGACAGCAATACAGGAAGTTGTCAACCGCAAGTGTGAATTTCCCAGCGTGCAGCCATGCCTACGGCGGCAAGCTACGCAAGTTGGGCAACCTTGGCGTTATACTTACATATTATTAATGCCCCAAAGAACGAATACAGATAAAGAATTGTTCAGTGCGATCGCCCGCTTCGACTACAAAACCGAAACCCTCACTGAAGCAGACTTAGGCGAAAACCGCTATCCTTCAGAACCCATCTACGCCGAAGATGCCCAAAACCCTGAGCAAGGCTGGGTGCTAACTGTTGTATACGATGGTAATTCTCATAGTAGTGAAGTTTGGGTATTTGATAGCGATCGTCTGGATGAAGAACCAGTTTGCAAACTAGGATTACCTAGCGTTATTCCCCACAGTTTCCACGGCACTTGGAACCCAGCTTAACAATTTGGGGAAGAAGCAGGGGAGTAGGGGAGACAAGGGGACAAGTTGACATCCTCACCGACCTAAAGGCGCTCTTAAGAAGGAGTAATGAGTAATAAGTAATAAGTAATGAGTAACAATACCTCTGCCAATTTACGAGGGTTCAACGCCAGTGGAAACGGGATGAATACGTCCTAAAGAAGTAAGCTTGGCAAAAATCTGGGTTAATAAAATAGGCTCAGGGATTTCGGGAAGCATTTTTAACATTTCACGAACATATCGAAAACCACGATGGTAAGCCTTAAGGTCAATAATGCCAGAACCGGGATTGAGTTGCTGGAAATCAGCGAGAAGATGGTGGGATAAATTGACCATAAAAAATGCTAAATTAGAAGCATTAGTCACGGCAGTTTGGCTCAGGTTCATAAAATCTTCCAATCCCCAAAACTGCTTGGCATCCCTAAAATTAAACTCGATTTGGAAACGGAGTTTGTAATAGTCGATAATTTTTTCAAATGACAGAGTTAGGTCGCTAGAAAAAATAATTACATGGCTGCAAGCATTAGTTTTAAGATTGGTTTTGACCAAAATCACTACATTGAGAGCTTGGGCAAATTCTTTGTGAATAAGAGTGGCTTGATAAATATCAGTTTGAATATCATCCTCAATAGCACTTTTACATAAGTATTTGTCAGGTATATTACGATAGTCTAGCTTATCACCGTATTTACGACGAGAGCGCTTACTGGAGTCAGGATTTTCATAAGGGAAGTATAATGCTGAATCATGGCGCAATTTGGAAATTATCTGCAAGTTGACAAGACGTGCCATCTGCAAAGCATTGTTGTTACCAAAATGACCATCTACTACCAAGTAGGTGAGGGAAATAGAGTTAGCTAATAACTTGAATAGTGAACCAATCATTTTCTGAATTAGTATTAATTCAGATGTTAATATCACTTCCTTTTTATTTTTGTTTTTACTTCCTTTTGGTCGTCCACGCCCACGCTTTTCTTTTTTGTTTGGTTTTTCGATTGTCGAGGTACTTTTTGTTTGAGTATCTTTCTTTATTACCTGTTCTATCTGAATCGGAAACGAGTGCCTCTGTTCAACACTCACTAATGATAATACAAAGAAAGATAATCCTGATATCGGTTTATTGGCTAGGCTAGAAAAGAATCTATCTAATCCATAAGTCTTTTTACCCGATTTACTGACTACAACTTCATCTCCTGCAAGCAAATATACCTCATTCGCACGGAACAAATGCTTGCGGAAAAATAGCCAAAACAATGTAGCCCAAGGTATTACTGTATGAAAAAACCGCAACATCGTCCGATAACTACCACCAATGCCTGCCCAACGGGAAATTCCCAACATCGTGACTCGTCCGCTCATCGCTAACATAGCCAGGATTATCTGGTTCAATTGCCGCATCGTCGTAGCGTTTATCTGCGGTAGCAAGCATTGTAGCAGTGATAAGATATCGGACATGGGCTGATTGTAGTTTTTGAGTTGTCGTTGTGAGAGACAATAACTCTACTACATCGGCCCTCTCTCCTCATCCTCTTATTTTGGCTAAGGTATTGGAGTAAATACCCATTTTTCATCCACTCATTACTCCTTACTCATTACTTTAAAGCATTGCGTGAAGCTTTAGGATTCAGACCCAAATATATGGTGACAAGAGGTAAGAACTTGCAACAAGTCTTTGCCCTTGTCTCGAATGGCACTAAGAAAAGCGGAAAAGCTTATCAATTAAGCAGTTTGTAATTGTTTACGTAATTCATGCCGGGGTTTTGTCATTAAGGGGAAAATTTTGGGGCGACGTTTACGAACTCGTGGTTGACTTCGACCTAAGCGGTCGGGAACAGCCTTGTGAGCAACAACTTTTAGCAAAGTGCGATAAATTCGGAGGCGTTTTTGAGAAGTTGCTGCTAATAATTTGGGAATAAAGTTAATTAATAGAATAAATTGATTTATCNNNGAGAGTAGAAATTAAACTAACNNNTTGAGTACGAAAACTAGTAATAACGATGTAGTAGTAAATTTCTCTTACAATTATGGTTTTAGGTAGAGCATCAAATTCATCTTTACTCAATCCTTTTGGACAACTTCTAGGCTTATAACAAGTAACTAATTTATCGCAATCTCCAATAATTTTACCTTTCTGCATAGTTGTTGTACGAGATTGATGCTTACAAAATACAGCATCACAGTCAAGCTTTTTGATAGTAAACATATCGGCGTAAGCACAAAAAACTCTATCTCCTATAAGCACATCATTGGGTTTAAGAGAACTGTACAGTTCTCTTGCTAATTTAATATCATGAGTGTTCAAAACGTCTATGCATAAAGCAACGGCGGCTCCTGTCACCAAACTGAATATCACACCAATTTTCGCAATTGGAAACCCACATCCGGGCTTNNNACTACTTTTACTTGGATATTCTTTTTGGTTTTCTACGGTGTTCGGCATAGACACTGTTGACCCATCTATTACTTTAATATTGCGACCATACCATAAATGTTCTTTTGTCACTTTATCTTCTAGATTTTGTACTGAGGAGTTGAACAGTTTTTTTTCTAATAATCTCTCTGGAAGCCTTGCTCTGGCGCGACAATATCCGCTTGTATCACTTGTTCGCGGAGCGTCTCGAAGAGAAGGAACTTCTACCTTTTCTTCTGCTAAGGTATTTCTTCACAAGATCCTCACATTCTTATTGTAGCTTTCATTGTAGCTTTTAAATTGAACTACCTATCTAGGGTTTTTCCCCGCTGGCAGGGCTATTCATAGATGACATCTTTGCCAGCGAATATCTCTGAATCAAACTTATAAGCGAGGGGATTGATATGGCAGACATTATTGGAGACAACCAGAATAACACTCTAATTGGCACGTTTGACAATGACGCTATCCTTGGTCAGGGCGGTGATGATAACCTCTTTGGTCGGGGCGGCAATGATGACCTCTTGGGTGGGGCTGGCAATGACTCGCTTAATGGCGAGGACGGCAATGACCTTCTCAATGGTGAGGACGGCGAGAACACCCTGCTTGGTGGGTTGGGCGATGATGTCCTCCTTGGTGGATCTAGCAATGACCTTCTCGATGGCGAGGATGGGGACGATCAACTCCTTGGCAAAGGCGGTGACGACACCCTGCTTGGTGGGTTCGGTAATGATGCTTTCCTTGCTGGATCTGGCAATGACCTTATCGAAGGCGGAGACGGAAATGACCGACTCGCTGGAGAAGACGGTAAAGACCAACTCTTTGGCGGGGAAGGGGTTGACACGCTCAATGGCGGGGCTGGCGATGACCAGATTGATGGCGAGAATGGCGATGACAACTTGATTGGTCAGGCTGGCGATGACACCCTCCTTGGCGGGGCTAGCCATGACCGACTAGAAGGAGGGGACGGGGATGACAAAATCTTTGGTGGGACTGGCAATGATACTGCTGACTATTCAAATAGCACTGCCGGTGTCACCGTCAACCTGGCGACTGGAACCGCCAAAGGAGGGGCTGGGAATGATGTCCTGTTTAATATCGAACAAGTCTTTGGTTCTGCTTTCAAAGACTTTCTAATTGGCGGGCGCGGTAATGACTCCCTCTTTGGTAGAGGTGGCGATGACCTGCTTGATGGTGGAGTTGGCAATGATCTGCTTGATGGCGAAGAAGGCAACGATACTGTCCGTGGTGGGGCTGGCGATGACACCTTGCGTGGTGGGACTGGCAATAACCAACTTTTGGGTGGAATTGGTGTTGATACTGTTGATTATTTCAGTGCCACTGCCGGAGTCACGATTAACCTTGCCACTGGAACCGCTACAGGGCAGGGCAGGAGTGATGTCCTGTTGGAGATTGAAAGAGTCGTTGGTTCTAGGTTCAATGACACCATCCTTGGCGGAGCTGCCAATGACTTCTTCATCAGTGGTGGGGACGGGAATGACTTTGTCAATGGTGAGGCTGGTAATGACCGCCTCTTTGGCGATAACGGCAATGACACCCTCCTTGGCGGGGCTAACGACGACTTTATCAATGGCGGGTACGGCAATGACTCCCTGCTTGGCGGTAGCGGCATTGACATCCTGCTTGGTGGGGCTGGCAATGACTTTCTCAATGGTGAGGACGGGAATGACAACCTCATTAGTAGAGAAGGCAATGATACCCTGCTAGGCGGCAGCGGCAATGACGCCTTGCTTGGTGGGGATGGCGATGACCAACTCCAAGGTGGAGGCGGGGATGACCAACTCTTTGGTGGGACTGGCATTAATACTGCTGACTATTCAAATGCCACTGCTGGAGTCACCGTTGACCTTGGCGCTGGAACTGCCAGTGGGGGAGATGGGAATGATGTCCTGTTCAATATCGAGCAAGTCTTTGGCTCTAGTTTTAGCGACTCCCTGATTGGAGGAGGCAGC
This portion of the Nostoc sp. GT001 genome encodes:
- a CDS encoding GTP-binding protein; translation: MPLSRIVTLIVGLIVILGLALWLIDSLSRLYWQLSYSPLLGNLLLLLLIILIGALVAAFVYYVLVIRSGEKRSRRNPKRATAAQIPAAKSDAASTTLQAVRQQVAQIQDEVTRQALLSRSREIEANLARGEIQVVVFGTGSAGKTSLVNAIMGRMVGQVDAPMGTTQVGETYCLRLKGLERKILITDTPGILEAGVAGTEREQMARELATEADLLLFVVDNDLRRSEYEPLRGLAEIGKRSLLVLNKTDLYTDEDKESILARLRQRVRGFIATNDVVAIAANPQSAQLETGETFQPEPDIVPLLRRTAAVLRAEGEDLVADNILLQSLRLGDEARKLIDGQRRRQADKIVERFQWIGAGVVSVTPIPVVDLLATAAVNAQMVVEIGRVYGCELNMERGRELALSLAKTIASLGIVKGAIQLLSTALQLNVATFIIGRAIQGVTAAYLTRIAGKSFIEYFRHDQDWGDGGMTEVVQRQFQINRRDEFIKAFIQEAIARVVKPLQDKSEVVEHDEELNN
- a CDS encoding SDR family NAD(P)-dependent oxidoreductase, whose protein sequence is MNNAGIISDGDAYGGKLRLLPSQVDIETLRHTYETNVFGVFAVTKALLPLLKKSKAGRIVNLSSGLGSLTQNSDPNYEFADLKLLAYNSSTKPTEY
- a CDS encoding aldo/keto reductase; the encoded protein is MQTKQLGNSELNITPIGFGAWAIGGGGWAFGWGEQDDQESIAAINRALDLGVNWIDTAAIYGLGHSEEVVAKALKGRSSRPYVFTKCSMIWDEKGEISRSLKADSVRREVEASLRRLNIETIDLYQIHWPNPDSDIEEGWTTLAKLKDEGKVRYIGVSNFNVEQLKRIQEIAPVTSLQPPYSLVKRDVEKEILPFALENNIGVIVYSPMQSGLLTGKMTPERVANFPDDDWRKNSSEFQEPRLSRNLKLVEVLQHIGKQHDRSPGEVAIAWTLNNPAVTAAIVGGRNPKQVEGIIGAGDFRLNQQELNDIDTFLRENP
- a CDS encoding transposase, encoding MSDILSLLQCLLPQINATTMRQLNQIILAMLAMSGRVTMLGISRWAGIGGSYRTMLRFFHTVIPWATLFWLFFRKHLFRANEVYLLAGDEVVVSKSGKKTYGLDRFFSSLANKPISGLSFFVLSLVSVEQRHSFPIQIEQVIKKDTQTKSTSTIEKPNKKEKRGRGRPKGSKNKNKKEVILTSELILIQKMIGSLFKLLANSISLTYLVVDGHFGNNNALQMARLVNLQIISKLRHDSALYFPYENPDSSKRSRRKYGDKLDYRNIPDKYLCKSAIEDDIQTDIYQATLIHKEFAQALNVVILVKTNLKTNACSHVIIFSSDLTLSFEKIIDYYKLRFQIEFNFRDAKQFWGLEDFMNLSQTAVTNASNLAFFMVNLSHHLLADFQQLNPGSGIIDLKAYHRGFRYVREMLKMLPEIPEPILLTQIFAKLTSLGRIHPVSTGVEPS
- a CDS encoding transposase, whose amino-acid sequence is MTKEHLWYGRNIKVIDGSTVSMPNTVENQKEYPSKSSXKPGCGFPIAKIGVIFSLVTGAAVALCIDVLNTHDIKLARELYSSLKPNDVLIGDRVFCAYADMFTIKKLDCDAVFCKHQSRTTTMQKGKIIGDCDKLVTCYKPRSCPKGLSKDEFDALPKTIIVREIYYYIVITSFRTQXVSLISTLXDKSIYSIN